Genomic segment of Sodaliphilus pleomorphus:
GTGATAAAGATGTCGACCGTCACTGGTGAGGGCTTGCAGGAGCTTGCCCGGGCTCTCACAGGCAAAATGTCGCTCTTGAGCGGGAACAGCGGCGTGGGAAAGAGCTCGATCATCAACAAGCTGGTGCCTGGCGCAAGGCTCAGGGTGGGCACGATAAGCGATGTGCACCACACGGGCATGCACACCACCACCTTCAGCGAGATGCTTGACCTGCCTGCCGGCGGTGCCATCATCGACACCCCTGGCGTGAAGGGCTTTGGTACCATCGACTTTGAGAAGGGAGAAGTGGCCCACTATTTTCCCGAAATTTTCAAAATGTCGTCGCAGTGCAGATACAACAATTGCACCCACACCCATGAGCCTGGCTGTGCCGTGCTCGAGGCAGTGAGCGACCACCGCATTGCCCAGTCGCGCTATGCCAGCTATCTGAGTATAATCGACGACAGCACCGAGGGCAAGTACCGCAAGCCTTACTGAGCCCTGGGGGCGCTACATGATGAGCATGAGCAGTGGTATGGGGATGTGCCCGTCGGTCGTGCACACGATGTCGCTCGAGTAGGTGCTGCGCCCTTGGTACACATGCCCGTTGCAGTAGGTGTAAACGATGTCACTTGAGTAGGTGCTGCGCCCGCGGTAGAGGTAGCGCCCGTCCCAAGTGCACACGATGTCGCTTGAGTAGGTGCTGTTGCCACGGTACACGTAGCGCAGGTCCCAAGTGCACACGATGTCGCTCGAGTAGGTGCTGCGCCCGTGATACACATGCCCCCTGTAGTAGGTGTAGAGGATGTCGCTCGAGTAGGTGCTGCGCCCGCGGTAGAGGTAGCGCCCGTCGTAGGTGTAGAGAATATCGCTCGAGTAGGTGCTGTTGCCACGGTAGATATAGGCGGCTTGTGCAAGGCTGCAAGTGGTGAGCAACAATACTGCCACTGCCACCATTTTTGCTATGTCTGAAATATGTTTCATTGCCTCTTGAGTATATTTGGAGTTTGTTTTTTGCTTTGCATCGGCAATGGGGGAGAGGTGGGTGCCTCGTCACAAGCTGCTTGCAGCCGCTTGCGATTATTATCACACTGTTGTTGTGCGCTCTGCGCTCCCGACCACTGTGTGCTTTGTACAAATGTAAACAAAATTTCCCGATCTGTGTTCGGCGGCCAGCAGTTTGTGACAGCGTGCTGTCTTTTTTTTCAGCATTAATTTTATGTGGTGTTAAGATAATTTAGTGAAAAATCGTTACATTTGCATTTGCCAAATGGATGCACAGACCGACATACAGCAGATGATGGGTACCTTTGAATACTTTCTCGAGATCTTGGCGACCCTGTTTTATGCAATAAGTGGCGTGAGACTTGCTGCCGTCAAGAAGTTTGACTGGTTTGGAGCCTATACCATAGGATTTGTCACAGCCATAGGCGGCGGCACTATACGAGATGTTTTCTTGAAGTGCAATCCTTTCTGGATGCTCGACCCGTGGTATGCCATCGCCACCATTGTGGGGCTTGTGATGGTGATTGTGCTGAAAAAATACCTGGTGCGCATCGAGGGCACTTTCTACATCTTCGATGCCATAGGGTTGGGTCTCTTTGTCGATGTGGGCATCTACAAGACTTTGCTCATGGGCTTCCCCATGTGGGTGGCCATCATCATGGGCACGATCACGGGCGCCTTTGGCGGCGTGCTGCGCGACATCTTTATCAACGAGGAGCCTCTTGTGTTCCGCAAGGAGATATATGCCACAGCGTGCATCGCGGGGGGCTTGGTCTACTGGGGGTGCTTGATGGCGGGCGCGTCGGCAACAGTGCAGCAGGTTGCATGCGGCCTGTTTATTATCGTTCTGCGTTTTCTTGCTGTTAAGCACAACTGGAGCTTCCCGATATTGAAAAATTGAAAACAAAAGTCACACAATTATCTCAGCGTCACATGAAAATAGATAAAGCCGAAACTCATAAAACCTTCATCCAGCTCCTTAAGTATGGTGTGATAGGCCTTAGCAACACTTTTATTACCTGGATTGCCTTTTTTGTATTAAACTCGCTGCTGGGTGTGCCCTACATGCTGAGCAATGCGGTGGGCTATGTTCTGGGCGTGGTCAACAGCTTCATCTGGAATCGCACCTGGGTGTTCAAGGCCAAGAGCGACATCAAGCGCGAGGCGGTGCTGTTTGTCGTGGGATTCTTGTTGTGCTACGGGTTGCAGTCGATCGTGAGTGTCATCATGCTCGAGGGCTTCGACATGAAGCATTTCACATTGAGCTGGATACCCAAGGCAGGGCAGAATATCACCATGCTCGTGGCCATGGTATTCTACACGCTTGCCAATTACATTTACAATCGCTGTGTGACTTTTAAGGAGAAATGATGCTTTGGGCACTTGCAAGTGCCCATGCCACCTCAATAGGGCTTCCCCATCTCGTGCAGCTCCTCGGGCATCGTGGTGATGCACTCCAGGCAGTGTGGCTGCACAATGTAGGTGTTCTCGATGCCCACAGCGCCTATTCCTGGCAACACATATTTTGGCTCGATGGCAATGACTTGCCCGGTGTGCAGCACGTCGCGGCTGCGAGGGGCAAGCACGGGGGCTTCGTTGGTCTCCAGGCCTATGCCATGGCCCACAAAGCCGGCATGCTGCCTGTGCCCCATGAAGTAGTCGGCCAGCCCGGCCTCTTGGGTCATCTCAAGGGCAGTGGCATAGAGCTCGCGTGCTTCCACGCCGTGGCGCCCCTCACGGGCCAGCCGGTGGTTGATGTCGACCGACAGCTGGTGAGCCTTCTTGGCGATGTCGGGCACATTGCCCACTGCATAGGTGCGGGTCATGTCGGTCATGTAGCCGCCATAGTTCATGCCCATGTCGACCATGATGGTGGTGTGTAGCTTGATGATGGAGCCGTTGGCTCCCACAGGTTGCGACAGATTGATGCCGGCTCCTCCCATGGCAAAGTCGTAGGGGCTGGGCTCGTCGGCATTGTCGCCCGCGAGCAGACTGCCCATAAACATCTCCATGGCATCGCCGTGGCATCGCACGAGGCCTGTACTACCTGCCAGCCTGGCCTGGCGCTCAATTTCTATTTCCAGCTCAAGGTCGGTCATGCCGCTGCGGTAGAGTGTGGGCACCTGCTTGTACACACTCACGTGGCGGCGGGCGCTCTCTCGCAGCAGTTGCTGCTCCATGCCCGACTTCACCGCGCGCAGCTGTCGCATTGCCGCGCTGCCGTCTACTGCCTCGGCGCTGTCAAACGCACGCCTCAACCGTGCCCATTGTGCTTGTGGCATGGTGTCGGCCATCATGGCCAACTTGTGCGGCAACCGCTCGAGGTGACCAGGTATGAGCTCGGGCTTGTGCACATAGGTCACGCAGGGCTCGTTCTCGTAGCCCAGGGGCCGTCGCACATAGTAGTGCACCTGCCCCTGGGCGGTGATGTAGGTGAAGCCATTAAACACCCGCCCGCTCGTGTAGTAGAGGTCGATGTTGTCGGCAAGCAAGGCAGCATCGGCCCCCATGTGTGTCAGTGCTTGTGCAATGGCGTCGATGCGCGATGCTATCTCCTGCTCCCAGCCAGCAGGCACAAAATGCTCGGTGTGTGTGTTAGACATGTGTTGTTCTTTTTTTTATTTAGATGGAGTGACAATGATTCCTATGTTGCTAAGGCCTGCAATCACCGGGCAATCTTTCATGCCTGGCCAGGCCACTATGCGCTTCATCTGCCAGGGCCTCACTCGGCGTGCTATCAAGGCGCTGCTCTGGTAGTAGACCCCGAAGCCGCTTCCCTGGAAATTGCCATATCGGTCGGTGATGGTGTATTCAACACGGTTTCTCATCACCTTGCCGCAGGTGTCGATAATGTCGACAGTGAGTATGAGCTTGTCATACTTGTACATGTCGGTGTTGCGCACGGCAAGGGTCACGTCGTAGGTGCCTGTTGAGTCGCCGCATTGCGGTGTGAAATAGATGGGAGCGCCGGTTGCCCACCCGTGGTCGGGCAGGTCACGGAAGTCGCTATAAGAAGTATGCTCGGGTGAGCAACCACCTAAGCATACTACTACTATTGCGATAGCGACGAGCAGCACTCCTGCCCAGGGCCCACAATCATTCTTTGTTTTCCTGGTTGGCTTTGGGAGCATTGTTGTTGTTGCTGCTGTTGTTGTTTTCTTTGGGGACGTTGCCCTTGGGCTTGCGGTCGTTGTTGCGCTGCCACCGGTGTTGTTGCCCAGGGCGTTTCTCGCCTTGCTGCTGGGGCTTGCTGCCTGCATGTTGCTGGGGCTTGCTGTTGCCCTCCTTGCCGGGCTTGCCGCTGCCCTCCTTGCCAGGCTTGCCGCTGCCCTTGCCGGCGCTTTGCCGGCCACCAGCTTTGCCCTTGGCCTCTTTGGCGCCCTTGCCTGCGCCTTTGCCTTTCGGCTTTTTCTTTTTGTCGAAGCGGTTGATGGCATCCTGGCCCAGGATGTCGCCAAAGGCCTTGCGCTCGGCCTTCTGTGCCTCGCCTTCGGGGTTGAGTTGCTCGGGCTTGACGCCGTTCTTGTTGAGGGCTATCACCTCAAAGGCGCGGTCGGCCTTGATGGTCACCAGGTTGGCTGGTGTCGACTTGTCGGTCGAGTAGGTGATCTCGCGCTTAAACAGGTCGGCCTTAAACTGGTAGTAGGTGTTGTCCTTGGTTTCCAGCCGGGCGTCTTTGGGTGGCATTTTCCTGGAGGCCTCGACATAGCCGTCGACCTCAAAGTTGATGCAGCACTTGAGCTTGGCGCACTGGCCAGCCAGCTTCTGGGGGTTGAGCGAGATGTCTTGGTAGCGTGCTGCACTGGTAGCGACCGACACAAAGTTGGTCATCCAGCTGGCACAGCACAGCGGGCGCCCGCAGGGCCCGATGCCGCCTATGCGGCCAGCCTCCTGGCGTGCCCCTATCTGCTTCATCTCGACGCGTATCTTGAACACGTCGGCCAGCACCTTGATGAGCTGGCGAAAGTCGACGCGCTCGTCGGCGATATAGTAGAATATGGCCTTGTTACCGTCGCCCTGGTACTCGACATCGCCTATCTTCATCTTTAGCTTGAGGTCGGCGGCAATCTTGCGCGAGCGTATCATCGTGTCGTTTTCCTTGGCCTTGGCTGCCTCAAAGCGCTCGAGGTCGGCAGGTTTGGCCACGCGGAATACACGCAGTATCTCATAGTCGGGCCTCAAGTTGGCCTTCTTCATCTGCAATTTCACAAGGCGCCCCATCATCGACACGCGCCCAATGTCGTGGCCGGGGTTGGCCTCCACGGCCACCATGTCGCCCACCTTGAGCGGCAGGTGAGCGCTGTTGCGGTAGAAGCCCTTGCGCGTGTTCTTGAAATGCACCTCCACGATGTCGTATTTGCTGTCCTCGCCAGGTATGTCGGCCAGGTAGTTGGTGCATTGCAAGTTGCAACGGGCGTCGCCATAGCAGCTCTCGCACGAGCAGTGGCTGCACGTGAGGCACTTCGATTCTTGCCCCTTGGCAGTCGCTGCCTTGCCCTCGATGCCGTGTTGCAACGCTTGTTGTCTGTCAGTTTCTTTTGTCATGTTCCTTATCCAGTGGTTCAAAAATGATAGTTGTAGTCAATACCCATTTTTTATTTAGCGAAGCTCACGGCACGTGTCTCACGTATCACGGTGATTCTCACTTGTCCTGGATAGGTCATCTCGTCTTGTATCTTTTGTGCTATCTCGTTGCTCAGTTTCTCGGTCTCGGCATCGCTTATCTTGTCGGCGCCCACAATCACGCGCAGCTCACGGCCGGCCTGTATGGCATAGGTCTTGATCACGCCGGGGTAGCTCAGGGCCAGGTGCTCAAGGTCGTTGAGGCGCTTGATGTAGGCTTCAACCACCTCGCGACGTGCACCGGGACGTGCACCCGAAATGGCGTCGCACACTTGCACGATGGGGGCATACATGCTTGTTGCCTCCTGCTCGTCGTGGTGAGCGCCTATGGCGTTGCATATGTCGGGCTTCTCCTTGTATTTCTCGGCCAGCTTCATGCCCAGTATTGCGTGTGGCAGCTCGGGCTCGTCGTCGGGCACCTTGCCTATGTCGTGCAGCAGGCCGGCGCGGCGTGCCTTCTTGGGGTTCAAGCCCAGCTCGCTGGCCATGATGGCGCACAGGTTGGCCGTCTCGCGCGAGTGCTGCAGCAGGTTCTGCCCATAGCTCGAGCGGTATTTCATCTTGCCTATGAGGCGTATCAGCTCGGGGTGCAGGCCGTGGATGCCCATATCGATGGCGGTGCGCTTGCCCGTCTCGATGATTTCGTCCTCTACCTGCTTCTTCACCTTGGCCACAACCTCCTCGATGCGGGCCGGGTGGATGCGGCCGTCGGCCACCAGCTGGTGCAGGGCCAGGCGGGCAATCTCGCGGCGCACGGGGTCGAAGCCCGAGAGCACGATGGCCTCGGGCGTGTCGTCGACGATCACCTCAACGCCAGTGGCAGCCTCCAGGGCCCTGATGTTGCGCCCCTCGCGGCCTATGATGCGGCCCTTGATGTCGTCGTTGTCGATGTGAAACACGGTCACGGCATTCTCGATGGCCGTCTCGGTGGCCACGCGCTGTATCGTCTCAACCACGATTTTCTTGGCCTCCTTGTTGGCCGTGAGCTTGGCATCGTCCATGATGTCGTTGATGTAGCTGGCGGCAGCCGTCTTGGCCTCGTCCTTGAGCGACTCGATGAGCTTCTTCTTGGCTTCTTCGGCCGAGAGGCCGCTCACGTGCTCGAGCGTGTCGCGCACGCTCTTCTCCATCTTGTCTATCTCCTTGCGGCGGTCGTCGAGCAGGGCATTTTGGTTTTCGAGAGCGCGCTTCTGCTCTTCGTTCTCGTTCTTTTTGCGCTGCAGCTCGCCTTGCTGCTGGTTGAGCTGTATCTCGCGCTGCTTCTGCTTGGCCTCGCTGGCCTGCACCTTGGCCAGGCGGGCGTTGGCCTGTTTTTCGGCCTCGCTCTTGATTTGCAGCCCCTGCTCCTTGCCTTTTATCACTTCGTTGTTCTTCAGCACCTCGGCCTCGAGTTTGGCTTTCTCCAGGATGGAGTTGGCGGCCGATTTTGCGTTCTTTCTCGTCACAGCCAGGGCAATGCCCGCGCCAGCGGCCAGGGCAACGACTGCAATCACTATGTAAATCACTATATCCATTTAGATGTAATAAAATTAATTTTTTAATATATATAAACAAAATGCACCTCCTTGCTCGCGCCTTGGTCGTAACTCCAAGTCGTGGTCAAGTGGTGCAGGAACCTTTCTTTCTCTCTTTTCTTTCAACCTCCTGATATCCCCCTGGGACGTGGCCCGCCCCGCTCGCTTGCAGGGAGCCTGTGGCCTCGGCCCGTGGGGTGAGAAGTCATATCTTGATGACAATGTCGTCGAGTTTCTTCTCAAAGTCGGCCAGATATTCGCTCGTGGCCATGTTCTCCCGGTACACTTGCGCATAGAGCCGTGCAAACTGGAAGGCCACCCTCGCCATCACCTCTTCCGACGAGCTCGTGTTGCGAAATCGCAGCATCCACTTGTTCCACAACGTGTTCACAAGTTTCTCGGCCTCGCGGTAGCGTGGCTCCTCGTCGCGGTCGATGCTCAGCGACAAGGGCTTTACATCGGCGAGTCGTATCGTTATGTTCAGTTTATCGTCAGTCGTTGCCATATAGCATCATTCGTTCAGCTGATTGATGCAACGGTCAATATCCCGCACCAATGTGGAGATCATGCTTCTCACCTGAGCCGCTTTCTCGGGGTCGGGAGCAACGGCGCGGGCCATCTTCATGTACTCGTTGTCCTGCCGCAAGGCCTCATTCTCCTTGCGCAGCCGCTCGTTGTCCTCCTCCACAAGCTCAAGCTTCACCTCAAGTTCCTCCTTCTCACCACTGAGCACGCGGTATTTCTCAATCAAAATGTTGCTTTTGTTGATGATGCGATCCAGAGTATCTTGCAGTTCCGAAGCCATTTTACTCCAATTAATTCACAAAATTAACAAAAAAATCGGAATCTCGCTCACTTCCGCCTCTAAATCTTTCATCCCCCACCCATTTTTTTCAATGGCAGTGATACTTATTGCGCATATGAATATAGCAACTATAATGAAAACTTGTTTGAAGTTTAACCGGCTTTTCGCTCCTACCTCTGTCTTTCTTAAAAAATATTGAGGCTACATCCATGTGGATTCGAGTTACTTAATCAAATTTTTTTATTTCTTTTAATGAAATTTTTGCGAAGTGCGTATCAGTATCCCAATCGAGTTTGTCGTTTGTCTGTATGTCGGGCAACAGCAGGTCCTCTTTGTCGGGATGCTCTTTTAGTATTGCTTCGTCGCCTATGGAGAGACGCGAGCGTATTTTCTTGAAAAATTTCACTTCGGAATACTCAATGCGATTGTCGGCTTCGATCGACTGTATCGCCAAGTCTGCTATCATCAATTGTTCCTGGTTGGAAAGTTTTGCCTCGCCCAAATCGCTAAGGTAGGACTGAAGGAACCTTGCACCATTCTCGTTGATTTCGGCAATCCACTCATTGAGGAGTTCTTCTACTTCAAGGTCATCAAATGTGTTGCTTGTTGATGCCATATTACGTATCAGTTCTACTTCTTCGTTTGCAATATCGCCATCGCAGGCAATACAGCAGAAGATAGTTTTTAGATATAATTCTTTTGTATTCATGATTTTACTGTTTTATTCAAAGCCAATGCGAGGTCTTCTCTCCACTGGAGTTTTACCTTCCATTTGTTGTCTCATTTTATCATATTTTTCTAATTCTGAAGCAGTTAGAGACGGAGTCGTCTGCTCAATTTCTTCTTCCAGAATTTGCATTGTAATTCGGCTGTGATTTTTAAGCGCTTTGCGTGCAGCATCGTTCACTATTTTGCTTATGTCGGCCGATACATAGTTTGCCGTCAGGTCGGCAAGATGGCTGTAATCTAAGCCGAAATCGTAGGGGCGTTTAGACAAATACAGCTTGAAGAGGGCTTCGCGGGCACTCTTGTCGGGCACACCAACGTAGTACTTGTTTTCCAGCCGTCCTGACCTGAGTATTGCAGGGTCTATCATATCGGGGTAGTTGGTTGCCCCGACGACAAACACTCCTTTCTCGCCTGTCCTGTCCATCTGAGCCAACATTTCATTTACAGCACTTCGCGACATCTCATGCACATCGCTGTGTCGATCAGGAACAAGCTCGTTGATCTCGTCGATAAAGATGATGGTGGGTGCATTTTCCTCGGCATCTTTAAATAGCTGAGCGATATTTTCCTGTGTAGCATTTACATAGCGGCTTTTCAATGTGGCGGGGGTGATGCAGATGAAGTTAAAGCCTACTTCCTCGGCAAAATGTTTAGCAAAGAATGTTTTGCCACATCCCGGTGGGCCATAAAGCAGCATGCCGTTGGGTATCGTTACGCCATAGCGCCGATATTCCTCGGGATTATTCAAGGGCTCAATGATTTCTTCCATCATTTGGCGTTTCAAGTTGTCCATGCCGGCGATGGCTGCAAATCCCTCTCCCTCCCTCTTGGTGGGTTTAGCGATAGTTGCCTTTGACGAGTCCTGCTGCGACATAATTTTCCGCTTGGTTGACTGTTTGTCAACTTTTATTTCTCCGTCGATGGCTTTTATAAATTCATCGGCTGTCTGGAAGCGGTCTTCGGCATCGTAGCTCAGCGCTTTAGCAATCGTATTTTTCAGTTGGTCATCAAGCTCGTACTTGTCGAGGTCGTTGAGCTCAAGTTCTTTGTCACGTTCCGACAATATGCTGTCGATGTCGTCTTGATTGTGGCTTTTGTCGATGTCTATAAACCATGGCAGTTCGCCATAGAGCAATTGATACATCATCACTCCAACTGAATATAAATCAGTCTGGACCGAGCTCACCCCCGAAAATCTTTCGGGGGCAAGATAGAAGGGGTTCAGGTCTTCCAAGTTTGGCTTGGCTGGTCTTTGGTTCAAGAATCGGGCTTTGCCAAAGTCAATGAGTTTCAAGTCTTGCAAGTCACCCACAAGATTCAACAGCACGTTCTGAATTGTAACCTCATTGTGAATGATGGGCACTGGCAAAGAGTGCAGAAATAACAATGCCGACAATACCGATTTTGCAATGGTCTTAATCTCATAAACACTGAAGTTGCCATCTCTGATGATGCGTTGAGACAGCGTCTCTCCGCTCACAAATTCAGTCACAATCCATGTATACTGGCTGCCGCCCATTATCATGCTTCCTGAGTCGATATAGCGACACAGGTTGTGATGTTTCAATTGCTTGGTAGCCTCTACCTCTACCACTCTTCCCTCATCGTCAATCTGATTGCGGTTGAGCTTTGAGTTGTTTATGAGCTTCAGAAAACGAGTTTTGCCATCGGCATCTCGCACACGGTAGGTCTCGGCATAGGCACCCTGCTTATGCGGGAATACTACTGTGAATGAATCTATTTTATCGTTCTTCTTGAAATGCATATCTCAAGTTTCAATGTTGTGTCAATGTAAAAATGAAACATTCATGCAATCAATGGCTTGATGCGATCGCTATTTCAGCAGGCCTCCTGCATTCTGGGCCTCTTCGTTGGGCATCAAGTTGATTAACTCGCGCACGATGGGAAGGAGCGTTTCGGCCGATGGCTGGTCGTTGATTTTTTCTAATCCATTGTTGATGAGCTGTCGGGCACGTGACGAGTCTTTCCAGCGTATTGATCCAAATCGTCTGTGGCAGTCGTTGATGAGGCCCATGCATTGATACACCATAGTCAAGTGCACAAAGAGTGAGGTGATTTGTTCGAGCACTTCATGCGCAAGCTTTGTGTCTTGAGCGCGGATGACGTTGTCTACTTGCGTGCGAATTTGATTGACCAGTTGACCAGTTTTCTCGTTGCCCAGGTCATGTTGGGCCGACTCGAGACGGTCAAACTCTTCACGCAGCGTCTTCTCCATGCGTTGCCACTCGGTGCTGTCTTCAAGCTCCTCGATCTTGCGCAGCAGCTCCTTCAAGTTAGATTGCGTTCTCATGGGGTCGTTTCCATTTGAAGCCAGTTCTCTCACGTCGTCGAGATGCTTGTTCAGTTCGTCTACGGGGATGCCCGATTCGGCCAATGTGTTGATGCTGCGTTGGGCCGGAGCGAGCTCCTTGTTTACCCACGCAATGGCATCTTCGGCCGACTCTCGCTTGCTCAAGTCAAGCTCTTTCTTCACCGTGAAATCGGCATCCGGAAAATACACCTCCATGGTCATCATCTCCGAAGAGTCTACCTTGAGCGTGATCTCGGCACTTGAGTTCTCGGGGATGAGTTGCTCCACATCGTCGCCTGTCACAGTCACACTTGAAATTTGCGTGTACAGAGCAGCAGTCTTCCCTTCGGCCTCCAGACCCGAGACTTGATATACGGGTATCGAGAGAACATCGGCTGGGACACCCGGGCGTAAAGCTTGGGTTGTTTTGCGGCCGTTTACAACGCCCACTGCAGGCAGCGGTTTGTTCTTCTCCAATCCCTTGGCAGGAAGAAACACGCCTCGCTTTTTCTGCTCGCTGTAAATTTCAATGCCTATGTTGTAGGGTAGCGGTGCCGCTCCCACCTTTACACCTTGTATGATTGTGAACTCGGCAGGGAAGGTTTCCACAGCATTGCCCTGCTGGTCATAGGCCTTGATCTTGAAAGTGTTGGGTTTGCCTTCGAGCAGGAAGGCTTCGATCACATTTCCATTAGCATCGACTGTTGTCCGGTCGCTGCGCCACGCTCCGTCGGCGCGTTGCAGCTCGA
This window contains:
- the rsgA gene encoding ribosome small subunit-dependent GTPase A, whose product is MKGLIVKNTGSWYIVRTASGEEIPCKIKGTFRLKGFRCTNPVAVGDHVEIDRRPDNTAFITKIDERKNYIIRRASNLSKEFQILAANLDLAVLVVTLVNPETSTTFIDRFLATAEAYNVDTLIAINKIDLLVDDDSRALLEAVAYLYASIGYDVIKMSTVTGEGLQELARALTGKMSLLSGNSGVGKSSIINKLVPGARLRVGTISDVHHTGMHTTTFSEMLDLPAGGAIIDTPGVKGFGTIDFEKGEVAHYFPEIFKMSSQCRYNNCTHTHEPGCAVLEAVSDHRIAQSRYASYLSIIDDSTEGKYRKPY
- a CDS encoding TerB family tellurite resistance protein, encoding MNTKELYLKTIFCCIACDGDIANEEVELIRNMASTSNTFDDLEVEELLNEWIAEINENGARFLQSYLSDLGEAKLSNQEQLMIADLAIQSIEADNRIEYSEVKFFKKIRSRLSIGDEAILKEHPDKEDLLLPDIQTNDKLDWDTDTHFAKISLKEIKKFD
- a CDS encoding trimeric intracellular cation channel family protein, encoding MGTFEYFLEILATLFYAISGVRLAAVKKFDWFGAYTIGFVTAIGGGTIRDVFLKCNPFWMLDPWYAIATIVGLVMVIVLKKYLVRIEGTFYIFDAIGLGLFVDVGIYKTLLMGFPMWVAIIMGTITGAFGGVLRDIFINEEPLVFRKEIYATACIAGGLVYWGCLMAGASATVQQVACGLFIIVLRFLAVKHNWSFPILKN
- a CDS encoding gliding motility lipoprotein GldH: MLPKPTRKTKNDCGPWAGVLLVAIAIVVVCLGGCSPEHTSYSDFRDLPDHGWATGAPIYFTPQCGDSTGTYDVTLAVRNTDMYKYDKLILTVDIIDTCGKVMRNRVEYTITDRYGNFQGSGFGVYYQSSALIARRVRPWQMKRIVAWPGMKDCPVIAGLSNIGIIVTPSK
- a CDS encoding GtrA family protein, which gives rise to MKIDKAETHKTFIQLLKYGVIGLSNTFITWIAFFVLNSLLGVPYMLSNAVGYVLGVVNSFIWNRTWVFKAKSDIKREAVLFVVGFLLCYGLQSIVSVIMLEGFDMKHFTLSWIPKAGQNITMLVAMVFYTLANYIYNRCVTFKEK
- a CDS encoding PSP1 domain-containing protein; protein product: MTKETDRQQALQHGIEGKAATAKGQESKCLTCSHCSCESCYGDARCNLQCTNYLADIPGEDSKYDIVEVHFKNTRKGFYRNSAHLPLKVGDMVAVEANPGHDIGRVSMMGRLVKLQMKKANLRPDYEILRVFRVAKPADLERFEAAKAKENDTMIRSRKIAADLKLKMKIGDVEYQGDGNKAIFYYIADERVDFRQLIKVLADVFKIRVEMKQIGARQEAGRIGGIGPCGRPLCCASWMTNFVSVATSAARYQDISLNPQKLAGQCAKLKCCINFEVDGYVEASRKMPPKDARLETKDNTYYQFKADLFKREITYSTDKSTPANLVTIKADRAFEVIALNKNGVKPEQLNPEGEAQKAERKAFGDILGQDAINRFDKKKKPKGKGAGKGAKEAKGKAGGRQSAGKGSGKPGKEGSGKPGKEGNSKPQQHAGSKPQQQGEKRPGQQHRWQRNNDRKPKGNVPKENNNSSNNNNAPKANQENKE
- the rny gene encoding ribonuclease Y, whose protein sequence is MDIVIYIVIAVVALAAGAGIALAVTRKNAKSAANSILEKAKLEAEVLKNNEVIKGKEQGLQIKSEAEKQANARLAKVQASEAKQKQREIQLNQQQGELQRKKNENEEQKRALENQNALLDDRRKEIDKMEKSVRDTLEHVSGLSAEEAKKKLIESLKDEAKTAAASYINDIMDDAKLTANKEAKKIVVETIQRVATETAIENAVTVFHIDNDDIKGRIIGREGRNIRALEAATGVEVIVDDTPEAIVLSGFDPVRREIARLALHQLVADGRIHPARIEEVVAKVKKQVEDEIIETGKRTAIDMGIHGLHPELIRLIGKMKYRSSYGQNLLQHSRETANLCAIMASELGLNPKKARRAGLLHDIGKVPDDEPELPHAILGMKLAEKYKEKPDICNAIGAHHDEQEATSMYAPIVQVCDAISGARPGARREVVEAYIKRLNDLEHLALSYPGVIKTYAIQAGRELRVIVGADKISDAETEKLSNEIAQKIQDEMTYPGQVRITVIRETRAVSFAK
- a CDS encoding cell division protein ZapA, giving the protein MATTDDKLNITIRLADVKPLSLSIDRDEEPRYREAEKLVNTLWNKWMLRFRNTSSSEEVMARVAFQFARLYAQVYRENMATSEYLADFEKKLDDIVIKI
- a CDS encoding M24 family metallopeptidase, coding for MSNTHTEHFVPAGWEQEIASRIDAIAQALTHMGADAALLADNIDLYYTSGRVFNGFTYITAQGQVHYYVRRPLGYENEPCVTYVHKPELIPGHLERLPHKLAMMADTMPQAQWARLRRAFDSAEAVDGSAAMRQLRAVKSGMEQQLLRESARRHVSVYKQVPTLYRSGMTDLELEIEIERQARLAGSTGLVRCHGDAMEMFMGSLLAGDNADEPSPYDFAMGGAGINLSQPVGANGSIIKLHTTIMVDMGMNYGGYMTDMTRTYAVGNVPDIAKKAHQLSVDINHRLAREGRHGVEARELYATALEMTQEAGLADYFMGHRQHAGFVGHGIGLETNEAPVLAPRSRDVLHTGQVIAIEPKYVLPGIGAVGIENTYIVQPHCLECITTMPEELHEMGKPY
- a CDS encoding AAA family ATPase encodes the protein MHFKKNDKIDSFTVVFPHKQGAYAETYRVRDADGKTRFLKLINNSKLNRNQIDDEGRVVEVEATKQLKHHNLCRYIDSGSMIMGGSQYTWIVTEFVSGETLSQRIIRDGNFSVYEIKTIAKSVLSALLFLHSLPVPIIHNEVTIQNVLLNLVGDLQDLKLIDFGKARFLNQRPAKPNLEDLNPFYLAPERFSGVSSVQTDLYSVGVMMYQLLYGELPWFIDIDKSHNQDDIDSILSERDKELELNDLDKYELDDQLKNTIAKALSYDAEDRFQTADEFIKAIDGEIKVDKQSTKRKIMSQQDSSKATIAKPTKREGEGFAAIAGMDNLKRQMMEEIIEPLNNPEEYRRYGVTIPNGMLLYGPPGCGKTFFAKHFAEEVGFNFICITPATLKSRYVNATQENIAQLFKDAEENAPTIIFIDEINELVPDRHSDVHEMSRSAVNEMLAQMDRTGEKGVFVVGATNYPDMIDPAILRSGRLENKYYVGVPDKSAREALFKLYLSKRPYDFGLDYSHLADLTANYVSADISKIVNDAARKALKNHSRITMQILEEEIEQTTPSLTASELEKYDKMRQQMEGKTPVERRPRIGFE